CGCAGACGACCTCCTCGACTTCCTCGAACGACTATGACAATCGCGCCCGCCTCTCTTATGCCGCGTGGTCCTCCCGTCCCAGGCCGCTGAGCAGCACGAACACCACCACACCCACGACCACCTCGGCATAACCGGGACCGCGGCGTAATTCGAGTTATGCCGATGTCGGCATAACTCCAAGGAACGCCGCGTGGACCCGCAGATCGTCGTTGGGCTTCTCGTGGACCGGGCCGGGTTCCCGCTCGAGGTCGGCTGCTTCCAGGGCAACAAGGCCGAGACGACCACGATCCTGCCGATCATCCAGCAGTTCCAGGCCCGCCACCAGGTCGCGGACATGGTCGTCGTCGCCGACGCGGGGATGCTGTCGGCGGCGAACCTGCGGGAACTGGACGAGGCGAACCTGCGGTTCATCGTCGGCTCGCGCGTCACCAAGGCGCCGGTCGACCTGGCCTCCCACTTCCGCTGGCACGGGGACGCGTTCACCGATGGGCAGGTCATCGACACGATCACCCCACGCTTGTCCACCGGCACCGCCCGCAGCAGCAACGACACCACCAAGCGCGCCGAACCCGTGTGGGACCCGGCCGTGCACGAGCGGTCGTGGCGGGCAGTGTGGTCGTACTCCAGCAAGCGAGCCGCCCGCGACGGCAGGACCCTCACCGCGCAGGAGAACAGGGCCAGGGCAGTCGTCTCCGGGGAGAAGGCCGCCCGCACACCCCGGTTCGTCACGACGGCGAACGGCGCAGTCAGTCTCGACCAGGCGGCCCTGGACCGCGCCCGCCGCCTCGTGGGGTTGAAGGGCTACATCACCAACGTGCCCGCCACGCTCATGGCGGCCAGTGAGGTCATCGACTCCTACCACTCGTTGTGGCAGGTCGAGGCCTCGTTCCGCATGAGCAAGAGCGACCTACGGGCCCGTCCGGTGTTCCACCACGACCGCGACGCGATCGAGGCCCACCTCACTGTCGTCATGGCCGCCCTCGCCGTCGCCCGTCACCTGCAGAACACGACCGGGATGAGCCTCAATAAGATCATCCAGGCGTTACGCCCGCTGCAGCAGATCACCGTCAACATCGCCGGACACGAACATCCCGCCAGCGACCCCCTCACCGACACCGCCCGCACGATCATCGACGCTGTAGGCGTCACGTGGCCGACACACTAAATCGGCACGAGTCAGGCCTACCTCGGGATGGTCCTCGGTCGCCCGGTCGCCGACTGGTACCTGAACCTCGTCGGTCTGTGACCGAAGCCGTAGCCCGATCGGGTGTACGGCCGCTCCCCGCCGAACGACTCGGTGCGTTCTGCTCAAGCCCGCCCGCCCGCCGCCCGACACCACATCCGACGGCCGGACCAGGCCAGGGAAGGGGAATCGACGTGGCAGCACGCACCGCCATCGGTCTCGACATCGGGACCTCGGGCGTCCGCGCCGCCGAGCTGTCGTTCGGCAAGCACGGCGTCACGCTCGAGAAGTTCGGCCAGGTCGCGGTGCACGAGGGCGCCGTCCGCGACGGCGAGGTGATCGACGGCCCCGCCGTCACCCACGCCATCAAGCAGCTGTGGCAGGCCACCCGGTTCAGCCACAAGCAGGTCGTCCTCGGCGTCGCCAACCAGCGGGTCATCGTCCGCCAGATCGACCTGCCCTGGATGCCCGCGTCCGACCTGCGCAAGGCCCTGCCGTTCCAGGTCCAGGACTTCCTCCCGATGCCGGCCGAGCAGGCCGTCCTCGACTTCCACCCGCTGGAGACCACCACCGACACCAGCGGCGGGCGCACCCAGCGCGGGCTGCTCGTCGCCGCCTCCCGCGAGACCGTGCTCGCCAACGTGCACGCCGCGGAGAAGGCCGGTCTCAAGGTGTCGATGGTCGACCTCACCTCGTTCGCCGTCCTGCGCGCCATCGGCAAGCGGACCGACCTCGACGTCCAGACCGAGGCCCTCGTCGACGTCGGCGCCCGGGTGACGAACATCGTCGTCCACTCCGGCGGCGTCCCCCAGTTCGTGCGCATCCTCCTCATGGGCGGGCAGGACATCACCGACGCCGTCGCCGAGCGGCTCGGCGTCCCCCAGCTCGAGGCCGAGGGCCTCAAGCAGGAACTCGGCCTGTACGGCTCCGGCACCGAGCTCACCAACGCCGCCCGCGCCGTGGAGAGCACCGCCTCGACGTTCGTCGACGAGATCCGCGGCTCCCTGGACTACTACCGCGCCTCCAACCCCGACTACCCCGTCGAACGGGTCGTTGTCTCCGGCGGCGGGTCCCTGCTGCGCGGCCTCGTCGACCGGATCTCCACCGCCACCCGGCTGCCGGTCCAGGGCGGCAACCCCCTCGGCACGATGCGGATCGGCAAGACCGGCCTCGACGAGCAGCAGCTCGCCGTCGTCCAGCCCCTGGCCGCCGTGCCGGTGGGCCTCGCCCTGGGAGCCCACCGATGACCGCGCCCAGCAACGACGAGACCACCCAGGTCCTCGCCCCGCTGACCGAGACGAGTTACACCGTCCCGCGGGTCAACCTGCTCCCGCCGGAGATCCTCGAGAACCGGCGCTTCGCCCGCACCCGGCGGCTGCTCGCCCTCGCCGTCGTCGGCACGGTCGCCGCCGTCGGCGGCCTGTACTACCTCGCCGTCGAGCGCGCCGACACCGCCGCCGCCGGCCTCGCCGTCGTCCAGGCCGAGACCACCCGGCTCAAGGCCGAGGAGGCCAAGTACGCCGAGGTGCCCCGGGTCATCGCCCAGGTCGACGCCGCCGAGGCCGCCCGCGACCAGGCGCTGTCGACGAACGTCGCCTGGTACCGCTACCTCAACGACCTCGCCCTGACCTACCCCGAGACCGTCTGGCTGGACACGATGACCGCCTCGGTCGCGGCGTCCACCGACGGAACCGCGCCCGTCCCGGTCGCCGGCACCAACCCGCTGGCCACCCCGGGCATCGGGACCGTCACCTTCACCGGCAAGGCCCTCGAGCACTCGGACGTCGCCAGCTGGCTGGACGTGCTCGCCGGCACCGAAGGCTTCGCCGACGCCTACTTCAGTAACTCGACCCGGTCGCAAATCGACGGCACCGACGTCGTGACTTTCTCCTCCCAGGTGGTCGTCACCGGCGACGCGCTGTGGGACCGGTACGAGAGCGAGGCCCGCTGATGTTCGCCACGAGGACCCGCGTCTGGGTCACCGGGACCGTCCTGCTCGCGGTGCTCATCTCCGTGGCCGGCTGGTTCCTGCTGATCTCGCCCAAGCGTGCCGAGGCCGCCGAGCTCGAGCAGCAGACCGAGGCCACCGAGTTGAGCAACCAGCAGCTCGAGGCCCGGATCGCCCAGCTCAAGGAGCAGTTCGCCGAGCTCCCGCAGTACCAGGCCGAGCTCGCCGCCATCCAGCAGGCGATGCCGCAGGACCCGGCGCTGCCGACGCTCGTGCGCACCCTGGACGACATGGCCGACCGGCACGAAGTCACGCTGATGAGCCTGGCGCCCGGGCAGCCGGCCACCGTCCAGCAGCCGACGCCGACCGCGCCGGCCGCGCCGGCCGAGGACGGTGCTGCCGAGGGTGCCGAGGGTGAGGCTGGGGACGCGGACGCCGCTGGGGACCCCGCGGCCGAGGACCCGGCCGCCGACCCGGCCGCGCCGGCCGACCCCGCCGCCACCGCGACGCCCGTCGGCGCCGGGATGGTCCTGGTCTCCGTGCCGGTCACCCTCACCACGGTCGGGGACTTCTTCGCCTCGGAGATGTTCCTCAAGGACCTGCAGGCCGAGATGACCCGCGCGTTCCTCGTCCAGAACCTGTCGATCACCACCGAGCCGGGCGGCGAGGCCAGCGGCGGCAAACCGGCCACGCAGAACGGTGACATCACCACGACGATCAGCGGCAGCGTGTTCGTGCTGAAGACCGCCGACGCCGCGCCCGCCGCCCCCGCCACGACGACCACCCCCTGAGTCCGGGGAACGGAGCGAACTGATGAGCAGCAACACCTTCGGGACGCCGAGCCCGTTCGGGTCGCCCCGCTCGGCGCCGGCAGCGGCGCCGGTCGAGGAGGAGGGCGGCAAGCGCACCAAGGTCCTCGCCCTCGCCGGTGGTGGCCTGGCCGCCGTCGTCCTGGCCGGCGGTGCCGCACTGATGCTGACCGGCGGCTCGGACGACGAGGCCGACCTGGCCGTCACCGCGCCGACGCCGTCCGCGTCGCCGACCGAGGCCGTCGAGGCTCCGGCCCCGCTGCCGACGTCCGTGGAGTTCGCCGGGCGCAACCCGTTCAAGGCGCGGATCATCGAGGGCTCCAGCGGGAGCGGCGCGCCTGCGGCGTCGAGTGACCCGGCTCCGGCTCCGGTGAGCCCGGCGGACCCGGCGCCGTCCGGCTCCGGCGACCCCACGCCGTCCGAGACGGACCCGTGGACGGAGCTGCCGCCCGAGCTGTACCCCGGACTCGACCCCGAGCTGATCGGCGTCCCGGGCCCGGCTGGCCCTGCGGGACCTGCCGGACCCGCGGGACCCACCGGCCCGGCTGGCGAGACGATCATCCCGTTCGTCTCGATCACCTACCTGGGCGCCGGCACCGCCGACGACCCGGCCGACCTGCCGTCCAGCTGGGACCCGATCGGGTTCGACGAGACCCCCTGGGTCGAGGAGGTCACCGAGGACTCCGAGGACGCCGACGTGACGACGTCCGCGGAACCGACGGACCCGGCCACGGACCCGGTCGAGGAGACGGTCGACCCCGAGGGCACGGTCTACGGCTACTTCGTCGTCGACATCGGGATGCCGGACGAGTACGAGGTCGAGGTGCCGGTCGGCTCCACCTTCCACAGTGCGCCGCCGCTGTCGTGGCTGCAGCTCATGGAGGTCCAGCCGGACGTCGAGGGCGAGCTGACCCGGGCGAAGGTGCGCCTCGGGGCCCAGCCGTTCACCCTCACCCAGGACCGGCCACGGGTCATCTACCAACCGCTGGAGTCGGTGCTCGAGAACTTCCTGCTCGGACTCGGGGTGGAGCCGGAGTAGGACGCAGGACGCCCCGCTGTAGAGCGGGACGGACCGGGGAGGGGCCCGGGGACGCGCTGCGAGCGTCCCCGGGCCTCGGCTCTGTGTCGGTCGGTGACTCTGTGTTGCCATGTCGTCCAGTTCTGGTGACGACTGGTGGTCCATTCGGGCCAAATCAGCGCTCGGCGAGTCACTGCGGGTAGCGGTTGTCGCCGGCGTGTGCTGTCCTGTGCGCGGACAGTCATCTAGCTGGGACGCGATGAAGCCGTCGGTGGCGAGCGGTCACCCTCCCTCCGGGGACCCCGACGGTGGAGCCAGTGGTGAGACCGGCCCCCTTACGTAGGGGAGACCATGACGACACGGATAGTGAGCAAGGCGGCGCTGCTGCGCACAGCCGTGCTGCTCGTGACCGCGCTGGCGCTCGTGCTCTGGGCCGCGATGCCCGCGCTCGCGAACGGCAACGGCAACGGCAGGGACGGCGCGCCGGGGCAGGAGAAGAAGGCCGCCGAGGTGAGCGCGCCTCCAGGTAGTGGCAAGTCCGGTGGGGTGGGTAAGCCGGCTGCGGCGGAGAAGGCCGCTGCCGCCAAGAAGCCGGCTGCGGCCGGGAACCCCGAGAACTCGGGGAAGTCGGTCACCGCCAGCACGTCGGAGTCGGCGGGGAAGTCCGCGAAGCCCGTGACGTCGCAGAAGACGGCGAAGTCCAACAAGTCTCCGAAGTCAGACAAGTCCTCGACGTCAGGCAAGTCAGCGAGCCAGGGCGGCAAGTCGAAGGTCGTCTCCGGCGAGAGCGGCAAGCCACAGCCGAAGTCGAACGCCGACAGGAACAAGGGCGGCGCCAACAACGGCGGTGACTGCGGCGCCTACTGCTCGACGCGGGACGGCACACTGTCTGGCAACGGCCAGGGCAAGAACGGCATCGAGGCTGGGTCGAAGGGCCGCGCCGACAACAAGAACCCCAAGGGCCAGCGCCCGAACGCTGCGAGCGACGGCAACAACGGCTACGAGTGCGACGGCAACAACGGCATCGCCAAGGGCAACCCTGCGCACTCCGGGTGCACGGCGTCGGATGACAACCCGCCTGGTGAGAACCCGCCTGGTGAGAACCCGCCTGGTGAGAACCCGCCTGGTGAGAACCCGCCTGGTGAGAACCCGCCTGGTGAGAACCCGCCTGGTGAGAACCCGCCTGGTGAGAACCCGCCTGGTGAGAACCCGCCTGGTGAGAACCCGCCTGGTGAGAACCCGCCTGGTGAGAACCCGCCTGGTGAGAACCCGCCTGGTGAGAACCCGCCTGGTGAGAACCCGCCTGGTGAGAACCCGCCTGGTGAGAACCCGCCTGGTGAGAACCCGCCTGGTGAGAACCCGCCTGGTGAGAACCCGCCTGGTGACAACCCCGACGAGTCCGTCGACGTGCTGCCAGTGGTCATCGAGGGCCCAAGCACCCCGCCAGGTAGTGCCGTCCCCCCCACTGAAACCGAGTCGGGGACCTCTGATCAGAACGACGACGTCGCCGTCCTCGGGACGAAGTTCCCGGCGACTGCTGCGTGGGCTGGTCTGGACGGACCGCTGCCGTTCACGGGCGCGTCCGGCGTCCAGGCGCTGCTGGCAGCTGGCCTGCTGCTCATCCTGACCGGCGGGACGTTCCTGGCGGTCCGCCGGCGGCGCACCGCCTGATCTCGTCTCGACCCGACTACGGGGACGGCCACTCCGGTGACCGTCCCCGCAGTCGTGGGAGCATCGCCCCATGCTTCGTTGGCTCACCGCTGGGGAGTCCCACGGCCCGGCGCTGGTCGGCGTCCTCGAGGGGCTGCCCGCCGGCGTCCGGATCACCACTGACGACGTCCAGGCCGCCTTGGCCCGGCGCCGGCTCGGCTACGGCCGCGGCGCCCGGATGTCGTTCGAGCAGGACGCCGTCCGGATCCTCGGCGGCGTCCGGCACGGGCGCACCCTGGGCGGCCCGGTCGCCATCGAGGTCGCCAACACCGAGTGGCCCAAGTGGGAGACGGTGATGTCCGCCGACCCGGTGCCCGACGACGTCCTGGCCGGGCAGGCCCGCAACGCCCCGCTGACCCGCCCCCGCCCCGGGCACGCCGACCTCGTCGGGATGCAGAAGTACGGCTTCGACGACGCCCGCCCCGTGCTCGAGCGCGCCAGCGCCCGGGAGACCGCCGCCCGCGTCGCGCTCGGCGCCGTCGCCGCCGCCTTCCTGCGGGACGCGCTTGGGGCCGGCCTGGTCAGCCACACCGTCGCCATCGGTCCGGTCGGCGTCCCGGACGACGCCGAGCTGCCCACCCCGGACGACGTCGCGGCCCTCGACGCCGACCCGGTGCGGTGCCACGACAGCGAGACGAGCGCCGCGATGGTCGCCGAGATCGACGCCTGCCGGCGCGCCGGGGACACCCTCGGCGGCGTCGTCGAGGTTCTGGCCTACGGCGTGCCGCCCGGCCTGGGCAGCCACGTCCACTGGGACCGGCGGCTCGACTCGCGGCTCGCCGGGGCGCTCATGGGCGTGCAGGCCATCAAGGGCGTCGAGATCGGCGACGGGTTCCGGACGGCGGGGCGGCGCGGGTCGGCCGCCCACGACGAGATCGAGCACGGGCCGGACGGGACGCTGCGCCGGCGCACCGGGCGAGCCGGCGGCCTCGAGGGCGGCATGACCACCGGGGGAGTGCTGCGCGTGCGGGCGGCGATGAAGCCGATCTCGACCGTGCCGCGAGCGCTGGACACCGTCGACGTCGCCACCGGCGAGCCGGCCGTCGCCATCAACCAGCGCTCCGACGTCTGCGCGGTGCCCGCTGCGGGCGTCGTCGCCGAGGCGATGGTCGCGCTGGTCCTGGCCGACGCCGCACTGGAGAAGCTCGGCGGTGACTCCGTGGCCGAGGTCCGGCGCAACCTCGAGGGCTACCTCGCCGCGATTCCCGAGCTGATGAGGTCCGGCAGCGTAGGGTAGTCGCCGTGGCCGTGCAGCCGGTGTTCGAGCGGGGCTTCCCGAGCGACCGTCCGCTGTCGTGGGAGGACCTGCAGGGCATTCCCGACGACCGCTACGCGGGACACGAGATCGTGGAGGGGGAGCTCATCGTGTCTCCGGTGCCGGACAGCAGGCATCAGTCGTGCGTCCTGTCGCTCGCCGCGCTGCTCAAGGCGGCGTGCCCGCCGGACCTCAAGGTGTTCGTGGCCCCCTACGACTACGTGCCGCGCCCCGGGTACTCGCTGCAGCCCGACGTCCTTGTCGCCCGCCGCAGCGAGGTAGGCTCGGCCATCGGTTCGCAGGAGTGGACAGCCACCGAACCGTTCCCGGTGGCTGTCGTACCGTCCGAGCTGCTCGACGAGTGAGTCCCCGAGTCATCCTCGTCGCCCCTCCGGGTGTTGACGTGGACGCGATCGCCGACGAGCTCGGCCGGATGCTCGACCTGCCTGTGCGGTCGACCGACCGGGACGTCGAGGAGCGTGCGGCTGCGACCGTTGCCGAGATCTTCGTGGAGAAGGGCGAGTCGACGTTCCGCGAGCTCGAGAGGCAGGCGGTCGTCACCGCGCTCGACGAGCACGACGGCGTCC
This DNA window, taken from Kineosporiaceae bacterium SCSIO 59966, encodes the following:
- the pilM gene encoding type IV pilus assembly protein PilM, coding for MAARTAIGLDIGTSGVRAAELSFGKHGVTLEKFGQVAVHEGAVRDGEVIDGPAVTHAIKQLWQATRFSHKQVVLGVANQRVIVRQIDLPWMPASDLRKALPFQVQDFLPMPAEQAVLDFHPLETTTDTSGGRTQRGLLVAASRETVLANVHAAEKAGLKVSMVDLTSFAVLRAIGKRTDLDVQTEALVDVGARVTNIVVHSGGVPQFVRILLMGGQDITDAVAERLGVPQLEAEGLKQELGLYGSGTELTNAARAVESTASTFVDEIRGSLDYYRASNPDYPVERVVVSGGGSLLRGLVDRISTATRLPVQGGNPLGTMRIGKTGLDEQQLAVVQPLAAVPVGLALGAHR
- a CDS encoding PilN domain-containing protein; the encoded protein is MTAPSNDETTQVLAPLTETSYTVPRVNLLPPEILENRRFARTRRLLALAVVGTVAAVGGLYYLAVERADTAAAGLAVVQAETTRLKAEEAKYAEVPRVIAQVDAAEAARDQALSTNVAWYRYLNDLALTYPETVWLDTMTASVAASTDGTAPVPVAGTNPLATPGIGTVTFTGKALEHSDVASWLDVLAGTEGFADAYFSNSTRSQIDGTDVVTFSSQVVVTGDALWDRYESEAR
- a CDS encoding LPXTG cell wall anchor domain-containing protein; protein product: MTTRIVSKAALLRTAVLLVTALALVLWAAMPALANGNGNGRDGAPGQEKKAAEVSAPPGSGKSGGVGKPAAAEKAAAAKKPAAAGNPENSGKSVTASTSESAGKSAKPVTSQKTAKSNKSPKSDKSSTSGKSASQGGKSKVVSGESGKPQPKSNADRNKGGANNGGDCGAYCSTRDGTLSGNGQGKNGIEAGSKGRADNKNPKGQRPNAASDGNNGYECDGNNGIAKGNPAHSGCTASDDNPPGENPPGENPPGENPPGENPPGENPPGENPPGENPPGENPPGENPPGENPPGENPPGENPPGENPPGENPPGENPPGENPPGENPPGENPPGENPPGENPPGDNPDESVDVLPVVIEGPSTPPGSAVPPTETESGTSDQNDDVAVLGTKFPATAAWAGLDGPLPFTGASGVQALLAAGLLLILTGGTFLAVRRRRTA
- the aroC gene encoding chorismate synthase — its product is MLRWLTAGESHGPALVGVLEGLPAGVRITTDDVQAALARRRLGYGRGARMSFEQDAVRILGGVRHGRTLGGPVAIEVANTEWPKWETVMSADPVPDDVLAGQARNAPLTRPRPGHADLVGMQKYGFDDARPVLERASARETAARVALGAVAAAFLRDALGAGLVSHTVAIGPVGVPDDAELPTPDDVAALDADPVRCHDSETSAAMVAEIDACRRAGDTLGGVVEVLAYGVPPGLGSHVHWDRRLDSRLAGALMGVQAIKGVEIGDGFRTAGRRGSAAHDEIEHGPDGTLRRRTGRAGGLEGGMTTGGVLRVRAAMKPISTVPRALDTVDVATGEPAVAINQRSDVCAVPAAGVVAEAMVALVLADAALEKLGGDSVAEVRRNLEGYLAAIPELMRSGSVG